The nucleotide window AACTTGCTTTCTTTTTTGGAGGATTTCAGGCTTTCATGCCTGTGCTTGGCTGGCTTGGAGGGAACGCAGTGAGCAGCTTTGTATCAAACTATGCTCCCTGGATTGCTTTTGGGCTTCTGGTCTTTATCGGAGGCAAAATGATTTATGAGGCTCTTTACGAAGATCCGAATGCGAAGGTAAATTCCCTCAATTATTCTACGCTTCTGGTGCTCGCAATTGCTACAAGTATAGATGCCCTTGCTGTGGGAATTAGCTTTGCTTTTCTCAATACTCCCATTCTTGAACCTGTGATTATAATAGGCTGTGTGACCTTTTTCATGTCCTTCTGCGGAGCAGTCCTGGGATACAGAATAGGTCATTTTTTTGAGCACGAAGTCGAGATTATTGGAGGTATTATCCTCATAGGGATTGGTGGAAAAATCCTTGCCGAGCATCTGCTATGGATCTGACAGGTTATCAAGATCTCAAAAAGTTACGCCAGATTCATATACACAAACTATAGATGCAGTTAATATGAAATTAGCTGTAATCGAAGGTGATGGGATAGGCAGGGAGGTAATCCCTGTAGCTGTCAAAGTCCTTGACGCTTTCGGGCTTGAGTTTGAAAAAGTGCCCCTGGAGCTTGGCTACACTCAATGGGAAAGAACAGGGACTGCAATATCAAGTGATGATCTGGAAATCATAAAAGGATGTGATGCTGTCCTTTTTGGGGCAGTTACCACTGTGCCTGACCCAAACTGCAAAAGTGTGCTCCTAACCATCCGAAAAGAATTGGATCTGTATGCTAATGTCAGGCCTGTAAAACCTCTACCCTGCATAATAGGAGTCACCGGGAGAAATGATTTCGATTTTATTATTGTCAGGGAAAATACTGAAGGGCTGTATTCGGGAATTGAGGAAATAGGGTCAGATATCTCATGGACGAAAAGAGTCGTCACTCGGAGAAGTTCCGAGCGAATTGCAGAATATGCTTGCAAGCTTGCAAAGAAAAGAAAGAACAAGCTGACCATCGTCCATAAATCCAATGTCCTGAAATCCGATAAGCTTTTTCTCGATGTCTGCAGGCAAACTGCCAGTGCTAACAACGTGGAATATAAAGATATGCTGGTTGACTCAATGGCTTACAACCTTATGATGCACCCTGAAAGGTATGACATTGTGGTTACAACAAACCTCTTCGGAGACATTTTGAGCGATATGTGTGCAGCCCTTGTAGGAAGTCTCGGCCTTGTCCCAAGCGCCAATATAGGGGATAAATATGCCTTCTTCGAACCTGTGCACGGGAGTGCACCCGATATCGCCGGAAAGGGCATTGCAAACCCGCTTGCTGCAATCCTCAGTGTAAAGATGCTCCTGGAATGGATGGGAGAGCCTCGATCTCAAATTATCGATGAAGCAATAACCCATGTGCTTCAAAAGAAAATTATCACTCCTGACCTGGGAGGAACTGCCAGCACAATGGAAGTCGGAAATGCGGTTGCGGAATATGTGAGGAAAAATATCTGAAAAAGTATAGTTCAATCTGGTAATGCAGTTCGACCTGGTAATGCAGTTCAACCTGGTAACGCAGCTCAATCGGGCAGGATGGATCAGCTCCCTGCCAGAGTAGAGTTTTTAATGTTTTAAACCCTTCTCTATAATAAGGCGCAGTTATATTTTTATCAAAAATGACTGCACTTAAATTCAGATATATCACTAACGGATGAATGGGGGGTTCATTCTGCGTCAATTTTTCGATGTTTCATTGCCTATTACGGAAGAGATGGTTATATATCCTGGAAAGCCTGGACCTTCTATTAAGAGGTATTCCTCTGTCCCCAGGGATAAGGTAAACGAGTCTATTCTGACTATGGGGAGCCATACAGGTACTCACGTAGAATCCAGGCTGCATCTTCGGAATGGTAGAGAAAGTGCTGCTGACCTGCCTCTTGATCATTTTTTTGGAAAGTGCAGGGTTTTTGATCTCGCGCTGGTAGAAAGTGAAATTCACAAGCAAGACCTTGAAGAGTTTGAAATCGGACCTGAAGAAATAGTGCTTCTCAAGACCCGAAATTCAGCTCTTGGGTACGTGAAATTCCTTGAGAATTATGTACACCTTAAAATGGACGCAGCTGAATACCTCGTTAATGCCGGAGTTAAAACCCTGGGATTTGATTATCTGAGCATTAAAAAACCCGAAGGTGACGATGAGGTCCGTGAGCTGCTGATAAATAACACAACTTTGTTCTTAGGACTCAACCTCGCCGGCATTCCTGAAGGAGAATATACATTCATAGGGCTGCCTCTTCGTATAGACACGGATGGAGCTCCGGCTAGAGTAATACTTGTTAAAGAATAATACATTTCAAGCAAAAGTAATGTCGAGTCAACAGTCAAATATTCAACATTCCAAATGATTACAATTGATTTTATATGATATTTTGTGCTTGACTCGATACTAAGAAAGACAGAAAAATATAGTAGATACAGTAAATATCAAAAAAATAAAAGGAGCGGCAGGTAGTTTCAAAAACAGTTGTATATTGACTTCAAAATTTGCTCTATGGAATTGGAACATAACTTACAGGTTTAAATGGAATCGGTTGAAAAGTAAGTTT belongs to Methanosarcina barkeri 3 and includes:
- a CDS encoding cyclase family protein encodes the protein MNGGFILRQFFDVSLPITEEMVIYPGKPGPSIKRYSSVPRDKVNESILTMGSHTGTHVESRLHLRNGRESAADLPLDHFFGKCRVFDLALVESEIHKQDLEEFEIGPEEIVLLKTRNSALGYVKFLENYVHLKMDAAEYLVNAGVKTLGFDYLSIKKPEGDDEVRELLINNTTLFLGLNLAGIPEGEYTFIGLPLRIDTDGAPARVILVKE
- a CDS encoding manganese efflux pump MntP family protein, which gives rise to MPFLTSFLLGLGLSMDAFAVSMSSSTTIRPFHLKDALKLAFFFGGFQAFMPVLGWLGGNAVSSFVSNYAPWIAFGLLVFIGGKMIYEALYEDPNAKVNSLNYSTLLVLAIATSIDALAVGISFAFLNTPILEPVIIIGCVTFFMSFCGAVLGYRIGHFFEHEVEIIGGIILIGIGGKILAEHLLWI
- a CDS encoding isocitrate/isopropylmalate dehydrogenase family protein; the encoded protein is MKLAVIEGDGIGREVIPVAVKVLDAFGLEFEKVPLELGYTQWERTGTAISSDDLEIIKGCDAVLFGAVTTVPDPNCKSVLLTIRKELDLYANVRPVKPLPCIIGVTGRNDFDFIIVRENTEGLYSGIEEIGSDISWTKRVVTRRSSERIAEYACKLAKKRKNKLTIVHKSNVLKSDKLFLDVCRQTASANNVEYKDMLVDSMAYNLMMHPERYDIVVTTNLFGDILSDMCAALVGSLGLVPSANIGDKYAFFEPVHGSAPDIAGKGIANPLAAILSVKMLLEWMGEPRSQIIDEAITHVLQKKIITPDLGGTASTMEVGNAVAEYVRKNI